From Cellulomonas oligotrophica, a single genomic window includes:
- a CDS encoding pore-forming ESAT-6 family protein: MAGNTDRRDFDLGASQSAQDNFNAVAARLEALIDARDKDVKAAMADYQATGVSEDYAGKEARWNTVAGEVRTIIRTLRGALEKNDATAQDTLKKAKAAVDSIG, from the coding sequence ATGGCCGGAAACACCGACCGCCGTGACTTCGACCTGGGTGCGTCCCAGTCGGCGCAGGACAACTTCAACGCCGTCGCGGCGCGCCTCGAGGCGCTGATCGACGCCCGCGACAAGGACGTCAAGGCCGCGATGGCGGACTACCAGGCCACCGGCGTGTCCGAGGACTACGCCGGCAAGGAGGCCCGGTGGAACACCGTCGCCGGTGAGGTCCGCACGATCATCCGCACGCTGCGCGGCGCGCTCGAGAAGAACGACGCGACCGCCCAGGACACCCTGAAGAAGGCCAAGGCGGCCGTCGACTCGATCGGCTGA
- a CDS encoding DUF6177 family protein — MSAPDPRTAGATADVRPAPPHPYVDRSSPQVVLTETRATVAYLSEGRADLLVRCVEAGRRPLLVSDEVTRLTYPMREALLDARGAWVVRGIDGTLRDGIDGRRLDAVADAFTTPPPQDPADVAVRFLRPSTPQATQLVVSLSVRHKAAATTVLGATAELLATTLTGAPPTGWGLHEPAGLAWDRAAITQTARERMPRDTTVVLAGSVAHPLSGTLRATRTAHGLEETTQLVLGVGAPGSPASAAAVASLGDVAGTLAMQQMPLFGLVMGRQGRADLTFGSVLEAPPVPLGLLLGPPGVRELALDVDDAVARLGARVVGRPRVPGLWFALGGPDQDGWAALDAVTAWLGPERVRAAFGVARPEGVWRASRQ, encoded by the coding sequence GTGAGCGCACCCGACCCGCGCACGGCCGGCGCCACGGCGGACGTCCGGCCCGCGCCGCCGCACCCGTACGTCGACCGGTCGTCGCCGCAGGTCGTGCTGACCGAGACCCGCGCGACGGTCGCGTACCTGTCGGAGGGCCGCGCGGACCTGCTGGTGCGCTGCGTCGAGGCCGGCCGCCGCCCCCTGCTGGTGAGCGACGAGGTCACCCGCCTGACGTACCCGATGCGCGAGGCGCTGCTCGACGCGCGCGGCGCGTGGGTGGTGCGGGGCATCGACGGCACGCTGCGCGACGGCATCGACGGGCGCCGCCTCGACGCCGTCGCCGACGCGTTCACGACGCCTCCCCCGCAGGACCCCGCGGACGTCGCGGTGCGGTTCCTGCGACCGTCGACGCCGCAGGCGACGCAGCTCGTCGTGAGCCTGTCGGTGCGGCACAAGGCCGCGGCGACGACCGTGCTGGGCGCGACCGCCGAGCTCCTCGCGACCACGCTGACGGGGGCGCCGCCGACGGGGTGGGGGCTGCACGAGCCCGCGGGGCTGGCGTGGGACCGCGCCGCGATCACGCAGACCGCGCGCGAGCGGATGCCGCGGGACACGACGGTGGTCCTCGCCGGGTCGGTCGCGCACCCGCTGAGCGGGACCCTGCGCGCGACGCGCACCGCGCACGGGCTGGAGGAGACGACGCAGCTCGTGCTCGGCGTCGGGGCTCCCGGCTCGCCCGCCAGCGCCGCCGCGGTCGCGTCGCTCGGGGACGTCGCGGGCACGCTCGCCATGCAGCAGATGCCGCTGTTCGGTCTCGTCATGGGGCGGCAGGGGCGTGCGGACCTCACGTTCGGCTCCGTGCTGGAGGCCCCGCCCGTGCCCCTCGGCCTGCTGCTCGGCCCCCCGGGCGTGCGCGAGTTGGCGCTCGACGTCGACGACGCGGTCGCGCGGCTCGGGGCGCGCGTCGTGGGGCGCCCGCGCGTGCCCGGCCTGTGGTTCGCGCTGGGCGGCCCCGACCAGGACGGGTGGGCAGCGCTCGACGCGGTGACCGCGTGGCTCGGACCCGAGCGGGTCCGTGCGGCGTTCGGCGTGGCCCGGCCCGAGGGGGTGTGGCGTGCCTCGCGACAGTGA
- a CDS encoding FHA domain-containing protein: MTDGSVVSCGVCAAPVRATAQVCPRCASPLLGARADLPLALAGCVPAGAASRVVAGLADAVLALTPLAAGAVVAVLVGGPGRAVPAVTGAVLTAALVVALVAAWVRTGRTPGLALTGGRAVDTVTGLPPRVAGGPARWVGDVVVVDVRAGRDPATTSVLGGGDAHLEAPPAVTHGYRAPTVPSPVVAADLAPAPAVPAPVPPAPPVVPPPVVPPPLDAAPVDPAPVDPAPVAPAPRPAAPARGARLRLDDGGSVTVTGTTLLGRNPAPAAGEPDADLLPLHDLSRSVSKTHARLRWDGRMLWVVDRGSTNGTVLEVRGSRTLLRAGHELVAPVGSRIVLGDRVLTVEGAQP; encoded by the coding sequence ATGACGGACGGCTCGGTGGTCTCCTGCGGGGTGTGCGCGGCACCGGTGCGGGCGACCGCGCAGGTCTGCCCGCGGTGCGCGTCGCCGCTGCTCGGCGCACGGGCGGACCTGCCGCTGGCGCTGGCGGGCTGCGTCCCGGCCGGTGCGGCGTCGCGGGTGGTCGCGGGCCTGGCCGACGCGGTGCTGGCGCTGACGCCGCTCGCCGCCGGGGCGGTCGTCGCTGTGCTGGTCGGCGGGCCCGGCCGGGCCGTGCCCGCGGTCACGGGTGCCGTGCTGACGGCCGCCCTCGTGGTGGCGCTGGTCGCGGCGTGGGTGCGGACGGGCCGGACCCCGGGCCTCGCGCTCACCGGTGGGCGGGCGGTCGACACCGTGACGGGCCTGCCGCCGCGCGTGGCCGGGGGCCCGGCCCGGTGGGTCGGGGACGTCGTCGTGGTCGACGTGCGCGCCGGTCGCGACCCGGCGACGACGTCGGTGCTCGGCGGCGGCGACGCGCACCTCGAGGCGCCGCCCGCGGTGACGCACGGGTACCGCGCGCCGACGGTCCCGTCCCCGGTCGTCGCAGCGGACCTGGCCCCCGCACCTGCCGTCCCCGCGCCCGTGCCGCCCGCCCCGCCCGTCGTCCCCCCGCCCGTCGTCCCCCCGCCCCTCGACGCCGCACCCGTCGACCCGGCACCCGTCGATCCGGCACCCGTCGCTCCTGCGCCGCGACCGGCAGCACCCGCACGCGGTGCACGCCTGCGCCTGGACGACGGCGGCTCGGTGACCGTCACCGGCACCACCCTGCTCGGTCGCAACCCCGCACCGGCGGCGGGCGAGCCCGACGCCGACCTGCTGCCCCTGCATGACCTGAGCCGCTCGGTGTCCAAGACGCACGCCCGGCTGCGCTGGGACGGTCGGATGCTGTGGGTCGTCGACCGAGGGTCGACCAACGGCACCGTGCTGGAGGTGCGGGGCAGCCGCACGCTGCTGCGCGCGGGGCACGAGCTCGTCGCACCCGTCGGCTCGCGCATCGTGCTGGGCGACCGGGTGCTGACGGTCGAGGGGGCCCAGCCGTGA
- a CDS encoding L-threonylcarbamoyladenylate synthase → MARYLDVHPHDPQPRTVAQVVALLREGAVVAYPTDSMYALGTRVENPDGLERIRRIRHLDDKHHFTLVCADFAQLGQLVHLDNSAFRAIKAATPGPYTFILQATPEVPRRLAHPKKRSVGVRIPDHPVAQAILRELGEPLLSSSLVVPGAEWPMTEGWQIKEELDAVLDAVVDAGDCGTEPTTVVDWTSGTPEVVRSGAGDPDRF, encoded by the coding sequence ATGGCCCGCTACCTCGACGTGCACCCGCACGACCCGCAGCCCCGCACCGTCGCGCAGGTCGTGGCCCTGCTGCGCGAGGGCGCCGTCGTCGCGTACCCGACCGACTCGATGTACGCCCTGGGCACGCGCGTGGAGAACCCTGACGGGCTCGAGCGGATCCGGCGGATCCGGCACCTGGACGACAAGCACCACTTCACGCTGGTGTGCGCCGACTTCGCCCAGCTCGGCCAGCTCGTGCACCTCGACAACAGCGCGTTCCGCGCGATCAAGGCCGCGACGCCCGGCCCGTACACGTTCATCCTCCAGGCCACCCCCGAGGTCCCGCGCCGGCTCGCGCACCCCAAGAAGCGGTCGGTCGGCGTGCGCATCCCCGACCACCCCGTCGCGCAGGCGATCCTGCGCGAGCTGGGCGAGCCGCTGCTGTCGAGCTCGCTGGTCGTCCCCGGCGCCGAGTGGCCGATGACCGAGGGCTGGCAGATCAAGGAGGAGCTCGACGCCGTGCTGGACGCCGTCGTCGACGCGGGCGACTGCGGGACCGAGCCGACCACGGTGGTGGACTGGACGTCCGGCACGCCCGAGGTCGTGCGCTCGGGCGCGGGCGACCCCGACCGGTTCTGA
- a CDS encoding DUF6507 family protein, whose amino-acid sequence MPVQGWKISPDGVQTVLTNVGTVAATLSGAVDGLPAKVETAVTATAGSPVIGDAIVGLFEHHTPTLEAIGNRISAATGGAAAATMWYVTGDGEMATQQQQAAATAADGAATFTLPPGAQQ is encoded by the coding sequence ATGCCGGTCCAGGGATGGAAGATCTCGCCGGACGGCGTGCAGACGGTGCTGACCAACGTCGGCACCGTCGCTGCCACGCTCTCGGGCGCCGTCGACGGCCTGCCGGCGAAGGTCGAGACGGCGGTGACGGCGACCGCCGGGAGCCCGGTCATCGGCGACGCGATCGTGGGGCTGTTCGAGCACCACACGCCGACGCTCGAGGCGATCGGCAACCGGATCAGCGCCGCGACCGGCGGCGCGGCCGCCGCGACCATGTGGTACGTCACGGGCGACGGTGAGATGGCGACCCAGCAGCAGCAGGCCGCCGCGACCGCCGCCGACGGAGCCGCGACCTTCACGCTTCCCCCGGGGGCCCAGCAGTGA
- a CDS encoding ABC transporter ATP-binding protein has protein sequence MTSPIASARALTRTYGTGETAVRALDGVDVDFERGRLTATMGPSGSGKSTLMHCMAGLDRPTSGTVVVDGQEVSAMSERRLTKLRRDRLGFVFQAFNLVPTLTALENITLPADIARRPVDKDHLDAVVRAVGLTDRLHHKPSELSGGQQQRVACARALVTRPAVVFADEPTGNLDSASAREVLTFLRRSVDDLGQSVVMVTHDPTAASYADRVLFLADGRIVDELLDPTPDAVLERLGALSRADADARTARHAAASSALPPATTAAAQVR, from the coding sequence ATGACGAGCCCGATCGCGAGCGCCCGTGCGCTCACCCGCACCTACGGCACCGGGGAGACGGCGGTCCGTGCGCTCGACGGCGTCGACGTCGACTTCGAGCGCGGCCGACTGACCGCCACGATGGGCCCCTCGGGCTCCGGCAAGTCCACGCTCATGCACTGCATGGCGGGCCTCGACCGCCCCACGTCCGGCACGGTCGTCGTCGACGGGCAGGAGGTCTCCGCGATGTCGGAGCGCCGCCTGACGAAGCTGCGCCGGGACCGTCTGGGCTTCGTGTTCCAGGCGTTCAACCTCGTGCCGACCCTGACGGCGCTGGAGAACATCACGCTGCCCGCGGACATCGCGCGCCGGCCGGTCGACAAGGACCACCTCGACGCGGTCGTGCGGGCCGTCGGGCTCACCGACCGCCTGCACCACAAGCCGTCCGAGCTGTCCGGCGGGCAGCAGCAGCGCGTCGCGTGCGCCCGCGCCCTCGTGACACGGCCGGCGGTCGTGTTCGCCGACGAGCCCACGGGCAACCTCGACTCCGCGTCGGCCCGCGAGGTGCTGACGTTCCTGCGCCGCAGCGTCGACGACCTCGGCCAGTCCGTCGTCATGGTCACGCACGACCCGACGGCCGCGTCGTACGCCGACCGCGTGCTCTTCCTCGCCGACGGGCGCATCGTCGACGAGCTGCTCGACCCGACGCCCGACGCCGTCCTCGAGCGGCTGGGCGCCCTGAGCCGCGCCGACGCCGACGCGCGCACCGCCCGGCACGCCGCCGCGTCCTCCGCCCTGCCTCCCGCCACGACCGCCGCCGCGCAGGTGCGCTGA